GGATCCAAAGGGGAAAGTACAGGTGGAGGCTGCCAATTATTAGTGCCATGAATTTCATCCAATCCAAATCcataagaattttcttttttcttttttttttttctttttaattttcttttttttttttaaaaaggaaacttttctctcttcatACATACACAACACAACACACAAACACACACTTTTGAGATGTAATTCTAAAGGAAGCCAAAGGCAAAGCTTAAAAAGGAtggtattataaatatatatatatatatatatatatatatatacatgcatCGGCATCGGCATCATTGGTAACACAAATTTTTGGAGCCCAAAAGAATAGAACCCTTTTTCACTTTCGCTTTCATTATAATTTCCTTTCAATTCCATTTCTATACATCTCTTTGATCTCTGCATCAAaaacttcatactctctctctctctttatgaGAAAACAGAACAACCAAAACAGAGATTTAAATCCCCGCCCATGAAGAACACCATTAGATGCTGCATCTCCTGCATACTCCCATGTGGCTCTCTCGACGTCATCAGAATCGTCCATTGCAACGGCCACGTCGAGGAAATCGCCGGTACCATCCGGGCCAGTGACGTCATGAAGGCCAATCCTAAACACGTCCTCAAAAAACCCTCCTCCCCCACCTCCGACGATCGCGTCGTCCCCAAGATCGTGATCCTCCCGCCTGACGCCCAGCTCCAACGAGGAAAAATTTACTTTCTCATGCCCCTTCCTCCAGCTCCGGAAAAGCCCCGGTCCAAATCTCTGACcaccaagaagaagaagaaggaattaCCCGGAACCGGTGTCGGTTCGGGTATATCAGTGACGAATTTGGTAGTTTCGGATCGGTACCTGAGTGAAATTCTGTCGGAGAAATTGACGACGGCTCAGAAGGATAAGCGGCGGGGACGGGTCGGAGTGTGGAGGCCTCATTTAGAGAGCATTTCTGAGTTCCCAACTGATCTTTAAATGGAATTTGACGGAGGagagttttttttcttcccgaaattgattcattttcttaattttctttaaaaaaaaaaaaaatctaaatctcTCTGTTTGatcatgaatatatatatatatatgtgtacaAATGAAGATTTGAGGGGAAATTATGATTCTGCTGCCGGTGGGTTACAGGTGAAGATCTGAACTGGAGGATGTAAATTGGAGGGTTGAGATATGTGATTGAGATCGTTTTGGTTAGTAATTGGCAACggaatatatattatatgtgtttgtattttgatttagaCAACTGAGGGGGGGAAGGACTTACATTAATCTCTGGGGATTGTTATCAGAATTCATAATTTTCGCTTTATGTTTCGAGTATAATTTTGTTGTGGTGTCTGTGATGTGATTCTTTTGGACCTGGGAATAATCTAATTGCTATTATAGTTTACTATACTTGACAAGGATTATGCTTTTTGGTCTTtggaatacatatatattttgtttagtTGTTAAATATTTTGGAAATCTAACTCttattagttttattattaaacttattttgtgggtggaaattcaaatttctaatcCTACAATCAAAGATATATGTGTCTAGTTAACTATGCTAATATTCAACTATAACTCATAACTTATTCTATGCGATTTTGATTACTTGGCTTATATAGAGATCACATGTGAtctactaaataaataaaaagtttccttaaatcaaatttaagaccgtcttttttttttcatcctttttatcgtattgaaataatttatattagaaaattgaataatttataCTTATTTGGACTTTGTatgataactatttggttttagatttttttttttatatataaattaagtttatagacactactttcacttttaaatttcttcttttgttatctaatttttatcaatggtttaaaaaatcaagctaaaatttgaaaactaaaaaatagcttttaaaacttatttttgtttttgaaatttggctaagaattcaaccatttacataaaaaaaagatgtaaatcatggtaagaaattgagagaaaataaactaattttcaaaagccAAAATCCGTAAaggaaatggttatcaaatgagactttaattttttgtttttaaattagaaaCACAACTTTTACCTATAAGTTTTTATGTTATGTAATCTACACTCTATtagtattttaaaaattcaagctaagttttaaaaatttatgaaattttttaaaacattttttttctcgtgaaatttagctaaaaatACATGGGTTTTAGGAGAGTAGAAAtccattttataacaattactTAAAAACAAGtagaatttaaaatatatatatatatatcaaatagttatcaaaccaAATGTAAGCATAACTATCTAGCTTGAATCTCACAAATCTCATCCACATTAAGTGATATTtggatacttttttttttttctaattcatAAAAGTGCAAGTTGtatctataaataaataaaatgttataaattaggaaaagagagaagaaaaaggtgCAAAATATCATATAGTAGGGTCGATAGGAAAATTTTTCAATATCTTGTGCAAGATTACTACGTCTGTACagcattattattaattaattaatttatcgttctctttatataaaatattcaaaatataggtaTTAAAATGATCATTCTTATCTCCCAAAGTTTGGGGCTTTTTAGATCTATCAAAAGGATCACAATAAGTcatttaaaatgttataaattttCGACATGTACatatattcaaataaaaaatggtaacaaaaataattaaaatatgatcttaaatgaataaaaattagaaagatCGAAAAAAGATAACAGattatatattttcatatttctgattaaattattgaatttaaatGGCAAGAAATCACTTAAATATCCCTAAAATGGtcatttttttctcctttaaaaATGActctttctttttatctttttctggTTGGATGATgtcataaatattaattaaattattaattttccaaaattaatttaatggaTGCGCAAGATCTTCATAGTATTGTACAAACATGGTCAAGGAAACTAGAAGTTCTTCAAAAGGATATAGTTCTTTGAATATACATTTTCTTCGCTTACAATCAAGAATGAATTTAGTATGGATTGGAACCcctttcaactttatatttattatatagaaAACTAACATAATATCAAAATCACTAACTAGTCTAATAATAAATTCGTCGATCCACCACCGTTTACAATCCTACATTCATCAAAATCAATACACTTGCATGTGATTTTCAaagtttatttatataaatatacacACACTAATACAACAAAGATAGATATagaactttatattaaataatctCATATGCTATATTctttttaatcttaaatttttaatttcatcaatttagATCTTAAATTTGAGTAATTGTATGGattaatattcattattttGAAAGTGCACGTGTCTGGagaatatgaattaaaattaaagaaatcgaAATAAAtcgataaaattgaaagtttggaaTTAAAATCGATACAACCATTTAgggtaagatttttttttcttttcaaaaagttaaaataaaatagaaattaatggaTAAACAAAGAGTAGGGTGGGAAAGGAAATGATAGTCCCCATATAACTTACCAATTTCCACAATAGAATAATGCAAAATGTTAGCTTTGCACTTACAAGTGGGGTATAATCTTATTCTTCACAATCACAccacatttattttattttattttccccttccaaaaaaataaaaataaaaaatattgtgtCCACCTGCTGGTGCTCTTCTTCTCCAGATATGAGTATTATGAGGCATAAGAGATTGTGCCCAAATTGCATCCTGTAAAGTTGTTTTTGTACAGTTTGGATTTGACATCCACATTGATCGGAACAACGCATCTTGGTCCCTCTTGATAATAATCCCctccttttcttttaatatttgaattaagttGTATATACTTTCCATGTAAAGTTAACCAAGAAGAAGTTTATTTACTACCATTATGgatatttatctctttttttaaatactaattaaaaagtgtgtttttctttgtttgcgGCTGAGATTAATGGGGGTGAAGAATTAGAATAATTTGAAGGGTCCCCTTCTATCCTATACAGAACATAACTTTCCCTTTGATTGGTAAGGTAAAGAGTCACCATCTCAGTCTTTATATTTCCTTTCACCTTTTCAATATGCTCAATGCTCAATGTCacattattatttacttttcctAACATTTTCCCTTCCTAGATAATGCAATCAAAGAAATGGTGTACTGTCAATCTTCTCATCATATAAACTTTATAGTTTTAAGAGATTATGtgaagaattaaaaagaaaatagcaaAAGGAGGATTAAGGACTGAGGTGGGTGGTTCGTGGTTCTTGAAGTTTTTCAATCTCCACTAGTTATCAAGTGATTTGAAAAATATGACAAATAAAGGTGTTAGAAAACACAGTCATTCTTACTTAATTATCTTTATTTAGGCACGTTTTGGAAGTCatcctctcttttttttttttttttgttgttgaattAGATTTTATGGATATTATTAACCGACACTATCAACTACAAGAGTGTGGATTTCTTTGGCTAAAACGAAAAAAACATCGTTGATGAAATTATAGAAATCTTTGTGGAGGTGGAGTTCAGAGGTTCGTGAAATGCCATAGAAATGGCAACAAATTAAAGTAGTCCATCTTTGATTTCATTACCTTTTGATTAATTGTCAATCTCTGATCTTGAGAAAGATTCTATTTTTTGGAATTGTaacttttcattttaactcTCTTCTACCTTTAATGAGGAATGCATTTATCTTAAATTATGTTACTTGTTTATGAAGTTAAGTTtcaaaagagaaattaaaaaaatcacaatatttcaaaagagaaattaaaaaatcacaatattttCTTGTTGGTTTGTTTTTGCTTTAAGTTATGATGAATAATATTTTGGGTTGAgagatttaaaattcaaatctctTAAAAATGATATACATGTCTAAACCAATTGAACGTAACTATGTTTAAAAtaacataattttttattaaaaaattatgaatgtcgtagttttaatcaataatttaatgagacctaaaaaaatggaaaaaataagtGAATTATCAAAATGTAAAAATAGTGCATTACTAACACCATCAAAGCTAAAGCTAATAGACTCGTGATTCATGCGGCAAATGTTCTCTCCTTCAAatgaaggattttttttaattaataaaaaaggggaaaataaaaggaaaaaaggaaaaagtgaaATAGTTTCTTTTTGGCATGGCTAAAGGTGAAGTAAGATAAAATCTTTGGTTCTGCTAAAAGATTTCATTATCCGGataattttctctctccaaaaaaGTTCTCATCATAATGAAGAcacttttttatttcaatttaatatctTATCATAAATAAGGTGTTCCTCTTAATTTTCATATATGTTATAGCCTTACAGGTAAGTCtataaagtaaatgaagatATATCTTCGAGGgccatttttttctcttttttttttaattattattttttttttcttttgcgttAACATGACAAAtagcatttttaaaattttcatcttGAAAAATAGCAAGATATATTTAGGTGAGGAAAAATAGCAAAaggaatttgaatttaattaattactaattattaaattacaaaaataccccAAATAGTATCTatagttaatttatttaaaaatacatattttttaaaatcataacaaCTAGATTTTATtggtatttaaaatatattttatttaaagaaaataatatttgattcAATCTTCTAAAAACTAAGAGACAATCCAACGTCCTAAAAAACTGCAATGTGATCTAAACATTTGAAATAAATGGTTGACCTATTCAACAAGattaaaacacaaaaatctCATTCCAACTCTAAAACTAAAGAAACTCTCCATTACATATTAAGAATGATTGcagaaaataattaattatagtgtAAACCTTGTGTTTCCTCTGCCATGCCTGAGATTGAGCTTTGCAACACAACAAAAGTTGGTGAAAATGTGAGatatcactactacaaaaacagtgttttttgaaatttttaaaatggcAAGAATGTcattttcttgacgttttaaaaatgtcaaaaaaaagtgacatttgacatttaaaaaaaatcaagaaacacAGACACTTCATGTTTGAAATGTAAAGAATATGAGCattcttgacaaggaaaaaacgtcaaagaattttgtgaacttgacatttaaaaaacgttAAGAAACACAGACACttgacatgtttgaaatgtcaagaatatgagcattcttgaaaaggaaaaaaatcaagaaatttgcttgtaattttttaagaaaaatctaCAATTTTGACGTGTTTACC
The nucleotide sequence above comes from Benincasa hispida cultivar B227 chromosome 3, ASM972705v1, whole genome shotgun sequence. Encoded proteins:
- the LOC120073923 gene encoding uncharacterized protein LOC120073923 — translated: MKNTIRCCISCILPCGSLDVIRIVHCNGHVEEIAGTIRASDVMKANPKHVLKKPSSPTSDDRVVPKIVILPPDAQLQRGKIYFLMPLPPAPEKPRSKSLTTKKKKKELPGTGVGSGISVTNLVVSDRYLSEILSEKLTTAQKDKRRGRVGVWRPHLESISEFPTDL